The Campylobacter concisus sequence AAGTCTTATGGCGTCGTAAGTGGTAGATTTATAGAAGATGATCTTATAATGGTCGATGATATGGTTGAAAAGCCTGATCCTGCCGAGGCTCCGACAAATTTGGCGATAATCGGACGCTACATCCTAACGCCAGATATTTTTAACATCTTAGAGCGAACAAAGCCAGGTAAAAACGGCGAAATTCAGATCACTGACGCGCTAAAAACGCAGGCAAAAGATGGCATGGTACTAGCTTATAAATTTAAGGGCAAGAGGTTTGATTGCGGCAGCATCGACGGCTTTGTTGAGGCTACAAATTTCTTTTACGAGCGAAGTAAATGATAGAAACTTTATTTAAATTTAACTTTGCAAGCAGCGATGTCATCGACTCCTACACCAAACGCATAAATGACGAGTACGAAAGCGGCGAGATAGGCTACTACCACCTGCCGGTCCTTGGGCAAAATTTACTTGGCGAGATTGAGGAATATGAAAAGGGGCTAGCTCATATCAAAAACGTCGTGCTAGTTGGCATCGGCGGTAGTAGTCTTGGCGTAAAGGCGCTAAAATCAATGCTTGAAGGCTCAAAAGGGATAAAAAGAGAGCTTTTGTTTTTAGATAACGTCGATCCTTGCAGCTACAAAAGCACGCTTGATGGGGTAAATTTTGACGAGACGCTTTTTGTAATAAGCTCAAAATCAGGCAATACGATCGAGACGATAACTATTTTTAAATGTTTGCTTGATGACTTTAAGCCTCAAAATTTAGGCAAAAATTTCCTCATCATCACTGATCCTGGGACAAATTTAGAAAATTTCGCCAAAGAAAATGGCATTAAATTTTTTAACATTCCAAAAAATGTTGGCGGGAGATTTAGCGTGCTAAGTGCGATTGGCCTTGTGCCTCTTGGTATCTGTGGCTACGATATAAAGGCACTTCTGGAGGGTGCGCTTGCTTGCAAGAAGCAATACATCGAGCAAAAAGATAGCTCCATAGTCGCTAAAGCTTACCACTACGCCACTAGCAGAAATGCCAGTATAAATGTCATATTTAGCTACTGCGATAGGTTTTTTGAATTTAACGACTGGTATGTGCAGCTTTGGGCGGAGAGTCTTGGCAAAAAAAGAGGCTACAAAAGGGTTGGTCTTACGCCAGTTGGACTTGTTGGCAGCCGCGATCAGCACAGCTTTTTGCAGCTTATCATGGACGGCGTAAAAGATAAGAGCGTGACATTTATAAAGATAAAAGATCACGCGAGCGACAAAACTATCCCAAGTTTGAGCTTAAACGGGCTTGAAGAGTGCGATTTTGTGGCAGGTCTAAGCCTA is a genomic window containing:
- a CDS encoding glucose-6-phosphate isomerase is translated as MIETLFKFNFASSDVIDSYTKRINDEYESGEIGYYHLPVLGQNLLGEIEEYEKGLAHIKNVVLVGIGGSSLGVKALKSMLEGSKGIKRELLFLDNVDPCSYKSTLDGVNFDETLFVISSKSGNTIETITIFKCLLDDFKPQNLGKNFLIITDPGTNLENFAKENGIKFFNIPKNVGGRFSVLSAIGLVPLGICGYDIKALLEGALACKKQYIEQKDSSIVAKAYHYATSRNASINVIFSYCDRFFEFNDWYVQLWAESLGKKRGYKRVGLTPVGLVGSRDQHSFLQLIMDGVKDKSVTFIKIKDHASDKTIPSLSLNGLEECDFVAGLSLNELINLQCDATAMALVQEGISVDTITLERLDEFHAGWLIFYYELLTSATGIMLGINTYDQPGVEIGKRILKTMLLK